In Macadamia integrifolia cultivar HAES 741 chromosome 12, SCU_Mint_v3, whole genome shotgun sequence, the following are encoded in one genomic region:
- the LOC122057646 gene encoding uncharacterized protein LOC122057646: MAEDSLSVFCKSLSSFCKHIQINCDALKESTERRSIPLDSASSTFIQSLNRRVSTASSDLNMLDSMAFGTVSFEELLGHCNEVYKKNQNDLIQLEDRLKSFGYVPVVEVDDEDEDSGTPFGLDSKLQKLQDGLELPSVSRGEFSSAGSIMKRLEDDPLFEESLSLQKLGLSDVCLATLASEANDKNEIQKMSMQNPMNNLSGAPHETKGSCQYAKDILGHEEDDTKSLGGATYTQIKISKDDYENLPSYIKSLASWEDLQAAVEKINSTLSKQENSEERNLLYQDKLTSWLGPKGRSYLLLLLRMNCLVVEPIGDSILYRVL, translated from the exons ATGGCGGAGGACTCTCTCTCAGTTTTCTGCAAATCTTTGTCCTCCTTCTGCAAACACATTCAAATTAACTGCGATGCTCTTAAGGAATCCACCGAAAGGCGATCCATCCCTTTAG ATTCGGCATCTTCGACCTTCATACAATCCCTCAACCGCCGAGTTTCGACTGCGAGCAGTGATCTCAACATGCTTGATTCAATGGCATTTGGCACTGTATCGTTCGAAGAGCTCTTAGGTCACTGCAATGAAGTTTACAAGAAGAATCAGAACGATCTCATTCAACTTGAAGATCGTCTTAAGAGCTTTGGATATGTCCCTG TTGTCGaggttgatgatgaagatgaagattcaGGGACACCTTTTGGTTTAGACTCTAAATTACAGAAGCTGCAGGATGGATTGGAACTACCCTCTGTCTCTCGTGGAGAATTTTCTTCTGCGGGTTCTATTATGAAGAGGCTTGAAGATGACCCTCT ATTTGAGGAATCTTTAAGTTTACAGAAGCTTGGCCTTTCGGATGTCTGTCTGGCCACTCTAGCATCTGAAG CTAATGATAAGAATGAAATCCAAAAGATGTCTATGCAAAATCCAATGAA TAACCTTTCTGGTGCGCCACATGAAACAAAAGGGTCGTGTCAGTATGCCAAAGACATATTAG GGCATGAGGAAGATGACACTAAATCACTCGGAGGTGCTACTTATACTCAAATAAAGATATCAAAGGATGACTATGAGAATCTTCCTTCCTATATTAAAAGTCTAGCATCATGGGAG GATCTACAAGCCGCAGTTgagaaaatcaactcaacctTGAGCAAACAGGAGAATTCCGAGGAGCGCAACTTATTATACCAAGACAAGCTTACATCCTGGTTGG GGCCCAAAGGGAGATCATACCTGTTGCTGCTCTTACGGATGAACTGCTTAGTTGTTGAACCTATAGGTGATTCAATTTTGTATCGTGTATTGTAG